A single Corynebacterium stationis DNA region contains:
- a CDS encoding peptidylprolyl isomerase, translating to MAVMTQKTATATLHTNLGDIVIDLFGNHAPVTVENFIGLATGEKEYSAQNAKGEQTGPFYDGAIFHRIIDNFMIQGGDPTGTGRGGPGYQFQDEFHPELTFDRPYLLAMANAGPGTNGSQFFITVAPTPHLNNHHTIFGEVTDPASQEVVAKLAKVQTDRMDRPAEDVVIESVEIAQA from the coding sequence ATGGCTGTCATGACTCAGAAGACTGCAACTGCAACGCTGCACACCAACCTCGGTGACATCGTCATCGACCTGTTCGGTAACCACGCACCAGTAACTGTTGAAAACTTTATCGGCCTCGCAACCGGTGAGAAGGAATACTCTGCTCAAAACGCTAAGGGCGAGCAGACCGGCCCGTTCTACGACGGCGCTATCTTCCACCGCATTATTGATAACTTCATGATCCAGGGCGGCGACCCAACCGGCACCGGCCGTGGTGGCCCTGGCTACCAATTCCAGGATGAGTTCCACCCAGAGCTCACCTTCGACCGTCCATACCTGCTGGCTATGGCAAACGCTGGTCCTGGCACCAATGGTTCCCAGTTCTTCATCACCGTGGCGCCAACCCCACACCTCAACAACCACCACACCATCTTCGGTGAGGTCACCGACCCAGCTTCCCAGGAAGTTGTGGCTAAGTTGGCAAAGGTTCAGACCGACCGTATGGACCGCCCAGCTGAAGACGTTGTCATTGAGTCTGTGGAGATTGCACAGGCTTAA
- a CDS encoding PadR family transcriptional regulator: MMARKPGLDEGNLPEAAFFILLAVRNTRHGYSIMQHLEERSGGLVTIGPASLYTTLKKLADAELIEEVDSSNNRRSYRMTAKGMEVATKNVERRRQLVAAAEKLLNEEIGEDNG; encoded by the coding sequence ATGATGGCGAGAAAGCCCGGCTTGGATGAAGGAAACCTTCCAGAAGCGGCGTTCTTTATTTTGCTGGCTGTGAGGAACACCCGTCACGGGTACTCAATCATGCAGCACTTGGAAGAACGCTCAGGCGGATTAGTCACCATCGGTCCCGCGTCGTTGTACACAACGTTGAAAAAGCTCGCCGATGCTGAACTGATTGAGGAAGTTGATTCCTCCAACAACCGCCGTAGCTACCGCATGACCGCTAAAGGAATGGAAGTTGCAACCAAAAATGTCGAGCGCCGCCGGCAACTAGTCGCAGCGGCGGAGAAACTGCTTAACGAAGAGATAGGAGAAGATAATGGCTAA
- a CDS encoding methylenetetrahydrofolate reductase, with amino-acid sequence MVPRMSASAPLDYLELDPAGHPRVENKEQAFSRTALSFEVIPRRHDADQAKIANLLQVLGSYNPDYIAVTSSKRSGWLEGTAKFIEQISSTTTMRPLAHLACTAGDKRELISWINVLVDAGVRGFLALRGDLEPGQTSLPEGYLQHGDELVRLIRQLEGEQAARFAAGRLAVAVACYPNGHAESANDDEDFDVLLSKQRSGADLAITQLFFDAEDYLKFAQRAQLAGAKMPLIPGIMPITSLKRAQRMGELSGLKVPPKLIDKLSRARSPDEEYAIGMAHTVELAQAVIAAGAGCLHIYTHNNADITQELLTAIGITANSTIKS; translated from the coding sequence ATGGTGCCACGCATGTCAGCATCTGCGCCGCTCGATTATCTTGAGCTGGACCCTGCCGGACACCCACGTGTGGAAAACAAAGAGCAGGCTTTTTCCCGTACCGCTTTGTCTTTTGAAGTCATCCCCCGGCGGCATGACGCAGACCAAGCAAAAATCGCGAACCTACTTCAGGTACTGGGAAGCTATAACCCGGACTACATCGCGGTAACTAGTTCCAAGCGTTCGGGATGGTTAGAAGGAACCGCGAAGTTCATTGAGCAGATTTCTTCCACCACCACCATGCGGCCTTTGGCGCACTTGGCCTGCACGGCAGGGGACAAGCGCGAGCTCATTAGCTGGATCAACGTGCTTGTCGATGCCGGGGTGCGCGGTTTCCTAGCCCTTCGCGGCGACTTGGAGCCCGGGCAAACCAGTCTTCCAGAAGGCTACTTGCAGCACGGGGATGAACTCGTGCGGCTTATCCGCCAACTAGAAGGGGAGCAGGCAGCACGCTTTGCCGCAGGTCGACTCGCCGTCGCGGTGGCGTGTTACCCCAATGGCCACGCAGAATCAGCAAATGACGATGAAGATTTCGATGTCTTATTGTCCAAACAGCGATCGGGTGCAGATTTGGCTATCACCCAGCTGTTTTTCGATGCCGAAGACTACCTAAAATTCGCGCAACGCGCCCAGCTGGCGGGCGCCAAGATGCCGCTGATTCCGGGAATCATGCCGATCACTTCGCTCAAACGAGCCCAGCGAATGGGCGAGTTGTCGGGGCTTAAGGTGCCGCCAAAGCTCATCGACAAGCTCTCGCGTGCCCGCAGCCCGGATGAGGAATATGCCATCGGCATGGCACACACCGTGGAACTTGCCCAGGCAGTTATCGCGGCGGGCGCCGGCTGTTTGCACATCTACACCCACAACAATGCAGATATCACCCAAGAATTACTGACTGCGATTGGCATTACGGCCAATAGCACCATCAAAAGCTAA
- a CDS encoding ABC transporter transmembrane domain-containing protein, whose amino-acid sequence MSAPKYPRMRTWAWYVPEDSPPSSYDINATRWDSPVRASLSLLGMHPTSVWMTLLSMGLSAPVGAAVSAVIGYATENVFRELTWASLLVPVLLTILLLWFQWVAESTADAFTEVGTARTTHDLRLGLLQRLLRSRTQGLNPGRLLNTMDEDSNNIGQLKEILNFPVMMLGYVVGAVIVIAPSSPVVATALPVGVALTMLVSYFTAKSLTKVTASRRANDNIALSLATDAAQGNRVVKGLGAGDIVSQRFAKVSQAALDSMLKEVRTLSWTTLVRQLVPTMWAIALVLYAITQTYAGEISTGALMTIVMLVPPALTSTGYALGFLTQFYARALASTQRIASLVDDLQPQPIPANSTGSNTDSIATAFNLDKGLTVWQPTTVDGRHRIAEDIKLLGSMGALCPPHQVSVLEGTLADNINPEGSFSLEQVHEALDAAACHDIVTRLGGFGEDGELPTTGIGEAGLNLSGGQRQRVALARALAYDPQVLVLDEPTTGLDSITLATVARRVASLRAGRMTIVISSSPSWAAVADEVVTR is encoded by the coding sequence ATGAGTGCACCGAAGTACCCACGGATGCGAACGTGGGCGTGGTATGTGCCGGAGGATTCACCGCCGAGCTCCTACGACATCAACGCCACGCGGTGGGACAGCCCCGTGCGCGCAAGCCTTTCCCTTCTAGGGATGCATCCCACCAGCGTGTGGATGACGCTGCTAAGCATGGGGCTTTCTGCCCCCGTCGGCGCGGCGGTGTCAGCGGTGATTGGCTACGCCACTGAAAATGTCTTTCGGGAACTAACCTGGGCATCGCTTCTCGTGCCAGTCTTGCTGACCATCTTGTTGTTGTGGTTTCAGTGGGTCGCCGAGTCCACCGCGGATGCCTTTACAGAAGTGGGCACCGCGCGCACCACGCATGATTTGCGCCTAGGACTATTGCAACGACTGCTGCGCAGCCGCACCCAGGGGCTTAACCCCGGCCGGCTGCTTAACACCATGGATGAGGACAGCAACAACATTGGGCAGTTGAAAGAAATCCTCAACTTCCCCGTCATGATGTTGGGCTATGTCGTTGGTGCCGTCATCGTCATCGCGCCGTCCTCGCCGGTTGTCGCCACGGCCTTGCCTGTCGGCGTCGCGTTGACCATGCTGGTTTCCTATTTCACGGCCAAGTCGCTGACCAAAGTCACAGCTTCGCGCCGTGCGAATGACAATATCGCGCTTAGCTTGGCCACCGATGCCGCCCAGGGCAACCGCGTGGTCAAAGGCTTAGGTGCCGGCGATATCGTGTCGCAGCGTTTCGCCAAGGTGTCGCAGGCAGCGCTGGATTCGATGCTCAAAGAGGTCCGCACGCTGTCGTGGACGACGCTTGTGCGCCAGCTGGTTCCCACCATGTGGGCGATTGCGCTGGTGTTATATGCCATCACGCAGACTTATGCCGGGGAAATTTCCACCGGTGCGCTGATGACTATCGTGATGTTGGTGCCGCCGGCGTTGACATCGACAGGCTATGCGCTGGGCTTTCTCACCCAGTTCTATGCCCGGGCTTTGGCATCGACGCAGCGTATCGCATCGCTTGTCGATGACCTCCAGCCGCAACCCATCCCCGCCAATTCCACAGGTAGCAACACGGATTCTATTGCTACGGCATTCAACCTGGATAAGGGGCTAACGGTATGGCAGCCGACGACGGTTGACGGCCGGCACCGCATTGCGGAGGATATTAAACTGCTCGGCTCCATGGGCGCGCTGTGCCCACCGCACCAAGTATCGGTTTTGGAAGGAACCTTGGCGGATAATATCAACCCCGAAGGAAGCTTCTCGCTAGAACAGGTCCATGAGGCACTCGATGCCGCGGCCTGCCACGATATTGTCACTCGACTTGGCGGCTTTGGCGAGGATGGTGAATTACCTACCACGGGCATTGGTGAGGCCGGGCTGAACTTGTCTGGCGGCCAGCGCCAACGCGTGGCTTTAGCGCGCGCACTCGCCTATGACCCACAGGTACTGGTGCTGGATGAACCGACCACGGGATTAGATTCCATCACGCTGGCAACCGTGGCCCGGCGCGTGGCTAGTTTGCGTGCAGGGCGCATGACCATCGTGATTTCTTCCTCACCGTCCTGGGCAGCGGTCGCTGATGAGGTGGTGACACGATGA
- a CDS encoding DUF2812 domain-containing protein: MAKRWSGGLAFSPERELQVFREMALKGEHLTGTAMAGHGWEFTPGEKEDVIFDMTTEPDADDDFFAMCKQAGWTHVLSVADTHIFKAAPSTVALHTDEQLEVEILKNQRNRFAKASAVSAVLFIAVFLLIANVEFDMVLEIAIIVASLLPVVYTWMPLLGFQTKLMKARKQLDE; the protein is encoded by the coding sequence ATGGCTAAGCGTTGGAGCGGGGGTCTCGCTTTTAGTCCGGAGCGCGAACTGCAAGTATTTCGCGAGATGGCGCTGAAAGGTGAACATCTAACAGGTACAGCGATGGCTGGGCATGGCTGGGAGTTTACGCCAGGTGAGAAAGAAGATGTCATCTTTGACATGACTACCGAGCCGGACGCAGATGATGATTTTTTCGCTATGTGCAAGCAAGCTGGTTGGACCCACGTTCTGTCTGTGGCAGATACGCACATCTTCAAAGCTGCCCCCAGCACCGTTGCATTGCACACCGATGAGCAATTGGAGGTGGAAATTCTGAAGAATCAGCGCAATAGGTTTGCCAAGGCCTCAGCGGTATCCGCAGTTCTATTCATTGCGGTCTTCTTACTTATTGCAAACGTTGAGTTTGATATGGTCCTTGAAATCGCAATCATCGTCGCATCACTATTGCCGGTAGTTTACACATGGATGCCTCTGCTCGGCTTTCAAACCAAGCTCATGAAGGCTCGCAAGCAACTAGATGAATAG
- a CDS encoding HAD family hydrolase, giving the protein MNLAAYDGILFDLDDTLMDHTGASNKGLDAWCVELGLPTGQYKRWSELEHKWGRRYERGDLSHPQQRRERAKEFTGQLHLSDEEATELYAGFIRGYQAHWAAFKDAIPTIHSALKAGKKVGILTNGGREMQEGKVRAGDLVIEGVELIPLVDYDAPKPRPRAYSLGCEKIGTSPERTALIGDNWLNDVEGARQAGLTGVYFYQGLSHQPEPQPADREVISSLSQLVFRA; this is encoded by the coding sequence ATGAATCTAGCTGCTTACGACGGAATTTTATTCGACTTGGATGACACGCTCATGGATCACACCGGTGCATCGAATAAAGGCCTCGATGCTTGGTGTGTAGAACTGGGTTTGCCAACTGGGCAATACAAACGCTGGTCCGAATTAGAGCACAAATGGGGAAGACGCTATGAGCGCGGAGACCTCTCTCATCCGCAACAGCGCCGCGAACGCGCAAAGGAATTTACTGGCCAGCTGCATTTAAGCGATGAGGAAGCGACCGAGCTCTACGCCGGGTTCATCCGCGGATACCAAGCACATTGGGCTGCATTCAAGGACGCCATTCCGACTATCCACAGCGCCTTGAAGGCAGGCAAGAAGGTGGGTATTTTGACCAACGGTGGCCGCGAGATGCAGGAGGGTAAAGTCCGCGCCGGCGACTTAGTTATTGAGGGTGTGGAACTAATTCCACTAGTAGATTACGATGCACCAAAACCACGACCACGTGCGTATTCGCTAGGCTGCGAAAAGATTGGCACCAGTCCGGAGCGCACCGCATTAATTGGGGACAATTGGCTTAACGATGTCGAAGGTGCCCGCCAAGCAGGCTTGACCGGCGTGTACTTCTACCAGGGGCTTTCGCACCAGCCAGAACCACAACCAGCTGACCGGGAGGTAATTTCCTCACTCAGCCAGCTGGTGTTTAGGGCTTAA
- a CDS encoding rhomboid family intramembrane serine protease, giving the protein MQTWLKSFYRTAPATLIITSACIILWLVAAFQARSLTNVFSNSELVHAMMVWGPAFEIADHWWTPLSYAFMHLDIGHLTVNMFMLMLIGREVERHFGTVLFVALYLSASISSGLLILTLDFMSSTAGASGALFALMVLLISVYRSRGADLRAPIVLVVVNVAYTFLTTGVSLWGHLGGLFAGIILALCVNRKSPVIHWVGIIGLPVAAFFLYTGVGA; this is encoded by the coding sequence ATGCAGACGTGGCTGAAATCCTTTTATCGCACTGCTCCCGCAACGCTGATCATCACTAGTGCGTGCATTATCTTGTGGCTCGTCGCGGCTTTTCAGGCGCGCTCTCTGACGAACGTCTTCAGCAATTCTGAGCTCGTGCACGCCATGATGGTCTGGGGGCCTGCATTCGAGATTGCAGACCACTGGTGGACTCCGCTGAGCTACGCGTTTATGCACCTGGATATTGGCCACCTGACGGTGAATATGTTCATGCTGATGCTCATCGGCCGTGAGGTTGAACGTCACTTCGGCACTGTGTTGTTTGTGGCGTTGTATCTTTCGGCTTCGATTAGTTCGGGACTGTTGATTCTGACCCTGGACTTCATGTCATCCACAGCCGGTGCCTCTGGCGCGCTGTTCGCCCTCATGGTGCTGCTGATATCCGTTTACCGCAGCCGCGGTGCCGACCTGCGCGCGCCCATCGTCTTAGTTGTGGTCAACGTGGCCTATACCTTCCTCACGACTGGAGTATCGCTCTGGGGGCATCTTGGTGGGCTTTTCGCCGGTATCATCTTGGCACTGTGCGTTAACCGCAAATCACCAGTTATCCACTGGGTCGGCATCATCGGCCTGCCCGTCGCTGCGTTCTTTTTATACACAGGGGTTGGAGCTTAA
- the pknB gene encoding Stk1 family PASTA domain-containing Ser/Thr kinase, translating to MVNDRYRLGDVIGTGGMSEVYRATDSLLGRDVAIKMLRPEMARDVNFRERFRKEAQNSGRLNHPNIVAVYDTGEADEDGMAIPYIVMELVHGRTLRDLVREDGPLSPREAAQVLIPVAHALQASHDAGIIHRDVKPANIMITNTGQVKVMDFGIARALDDSTSAMTQTSAVIGTAQYLSPEQAQGKPADARSDVYALGCVLYEAVTGHAPFEGETPFAVAYQHVQEEPNAPSESLDPDSLTPTERVNLDAVVLTSMAKDPMDRYQSAQEFSADLERMSSGNVTRAAQMHIADDEPSAHSQPEDSTRVAAVHPATTTMDPQPAAAGVPVAAPGVASADINERDGARKSRPWIKWIAIILAIALAGLLIGFAFDYWNTPQQQQQAEQEQDQQAQANMVTVPDVEDRPRSEVIAELEDLDLLVTVNEEANPDIARDNAIRINPAPGSQLQRNSTVILTVSSGREITEVPSVVGLSLEDASRALSDAGLSMSDSVEEEESSADNTGRVTQQNPPAGSQLSRGSRVTVTVGTGPRMIRVPSNLVGQDIEDVRSTLDAMGLDVQVENVDSTETDGQVLSVSDEGNEIPADSTVTVRVSNGQLIVAPDLVRQTPEEAEEALRDAGWSGTFNIGRPVNTGSAVDSDLIAWASVSEGDSVRRDADIAVRLWEFNLRELIP from the coding sequence ATGGTTAATGATCGCTACCGTTTAGGCGACGTCATTGGCACTGGCGGAATGTCGGAGGTCTACCGTGCTACCGACTCCTTGCTCGGCCGTGACGTAGCCATCAAAATGTTGCGTCCAGAAATGGCCCGCGATGTTAATTTCCGGGAACGCTTCCGCAAAGAGGCTCAAAATTCTGGGCGTTTGAACCATCCCAATATTGTCGCGGTCTATGACACCGGTGAGGCCGATGAAGATGGGATGGCGATTCCTTATATCGTCATGGAATTAGTCCACGGGCGTACCTTGCGCGATCTCGTGCGCGAAGATGGACCGTTGTCACCGCGCGAAGCCGCACAAGTGCTCATTCCGGTGGCGCATGCGCTGCAGGCCTCACATGATGCGGGCATTATTCACCGCGATGTAAAACCTGCCAATATCATGATCACCAACACGGGACAGGTCAAAGTCATGGACTTTGGCATTGCCCGCGCGTTGGATGATTCCACCTCGGCGATGACGCAAACCTCAGCGGTTATTGGCACGGCGCAGTATCTCTCGCCAGAACAAGCGCAGGGAAAACCCGCCGATGCGCGTTCCGATGTCTACGCTTTGGGCTGCGTTTTATACGAAGCCGTCACCGGTCATGCGCCTTTCGAGGGCGAAACTCCTTTCGCCGTGGCTTACCAACACGTCCAGGAAGAGCCCAATGCGCCGTCGGAATCTTTGGATCCAGATTCTTTAACACCGACCGAACGCGTCAATTTGGACGCCGTGGTCTTGACGTCGATGGCCAAAGATCCGATGGATCGCTATCAGTCCGCGCAGGAATTTAGTGCCGATTTAGAGCGCATGAGCTCTGGCAATGTCACCCGCGCGGCACAAATGCACATTGCTGACGATGAACCGTCGGCGCACAGCCAGCCGGAGGATTCCACTCGTGTTGCAGCGGTTCATCCTGCAACCACCACGATGGATCCGCAGCCAGCAGCAGCTGGCGTACCCGTTGCCGCGCCTGGTGTGGCCTCTGCTGATATCAACGAGCGCGACGGTGCCCGTAAATCACGGCCATGGATAAAGTGGATCGCCATTATTTTGGCGATCGCGCTAGCCGGATTGCTCATCGGTTTTGCCTTTGATTATTGGAATACTCCCCAGCAGCAACAGCAAGCGGAGCAGGAACAAGACCAGCAGGCGCAAGCTAACATGGTCACCGTTCCGGATGTGGAAGATCGTCCGCGCAGTGAAGTCATTGCGGAATTAGAAGATCTTGATCTACTGGTCACGGTTAATGAGGAAGCTAATCCCGATATTGCCCGTGACAATGCGATTCGCATTAATCCGGCACCGGGCTCGCAGTTGCAGCGCAATTCCACGGTTATTCTCACGGTGTCATCGGGACGCGAGATCACTGAGGTACCATCTGTCGTCGGCTTAAGCTTGGAAGACGCCTCGCGTGCGCTTTCCGATGCCGGCCTGAGCATGTCTGACAGCGTCGAAGAAGAAGAATCCAGCGCGGATAACACCGGACGGGTTACCCAGCAGAATCCGCCTGCTGGTTCGCAACTCTCCCGTGGTTCCCGGGTAACGGTGACCGTTGGTACTGGTCCACGCATGATCCGTGTGCCATCGAATCTGGTGGGTCAAGACATTGAAGATGTCCGCTCCACCTTGGATGCCATGGGCCTCGATGTTCAGGTAGAAAACGTGGACTCCACCGAAACAGATGGACAAGTCCTTTCAGTCTCCGATGAAGGCAATGAGATTCCTGCCGATAGCACCGTGACAGTACGCGTTTCGAATGGCCAGCTCATTGTTGCTCCGGATTTGGTCCGCCAGACCCCTGAGGAGGCCGAGGAAGCGTTGCGCGATGCTGGCTGGTCCGGCACTTTCAATATTGGTCGCCCAGTTAATACTGGTTCGGCGGTTGATAGTGATTTGATCGCGTGGGCATCGGTAAGCGAAGGCGACTCTGTCCGCCGCGATGCCGATATCGCAGTCCGTCTGTGGGAGTTTAATCTCCGGGAACTTATCCCCTAA
- the crgA gene encoding cell division protein CrgA: MPKSKYNPSSTPAPSTAGSAANRTPVKVNAEGTPKWYIVVMLGLMLIGLAWIVVNYLAGEQIAFMDALGPWNYGIGFGLAIIGLLMTMGWR, encoded by the coding sequence ATGCCAAAGTCAAAGTACAACCCATCTTCGACCCCTGCACCGTCTACCGCCGGTTCCGCAGCAAACCGCACCCCGGTAAAAGTTAATGCTGAGGGCACCCCAAAGTGGTACATCGTTGTCATGCTGGGTCTGATGCTCATTGGCCTGGCCTGGATTGTTGTCAACTACCTCGCCGGCGAACAGATCGCGTTTATGGACGCCCTCGGCCCTTGGAATTACGGCATCGGCTTCGGCCTTGCCATCATTGGTCTACTCATGACCATGGGCTGGCGTTAG
- the metE gene encoding 5-methyltetrahydropteroyltriglutamate--homocysteine S-methyltransferase encodes MTNQPTSFPKATIEGYPRVGPQRELKKALEAFWAGKIDQETFESAAHSLRVDTYARLKDLGLNEDYAIPADVAYYDQVLETSLTVGAVGGDAAEVSLEEEFALARGNSERAPLEMTKWFDTNYHYIVPEIADGQKFVARPQRIVKLVEEARAQGHAVRPYLVGPVTVLALSKQAEGSNGQPLERLDELVESYIQVLAALADAGVAWVQLAEPATVADLAVADDAQIAAHLEAAYTKILAAENRPQVYLTTPYGSARAGLDALTKVAPEALHVDLSVGTQALDSDYVNRVKNTVDTAKTQLVAGLVDGRNVWAGNLRALRETFEQFDGASVSTSVSLQHVPHTVEAEPNLPVDVAAWFSFANEKIGEVVALAAGPLGAAEAYARADRAVRTRAESTRTHNQQVADRTAALPKGQVQREPAFAERQEAQKALGLPALPTTTIGSFPQTSDIRKARADHRAGNLTDEQYVEELRKEVASVIELQECLGLDVLVHGEPERNDMVQYFAELLDGFVVTENGWVQSYGSRCTRPPIVVGDVSRPKAMTVEWAKYAQSLSQKHVKGMLTGPVTILAWSFVRDDVHQSVSADQIGVALADEVKDLEEAGIEIIQIDEPALRELLPLREEDRPSYLDWAVRSFRLVSLDAAPTTQIHTHLCYSEFGQIIDAVAGLDADVTSIEAARSRMELLQDIDEKFHSEIGPGIYDIHSPRIPSVAEMAELIRAALKHVPLERLWVNPDCGLKTRGYEETEQSLRNMVLARDEVAANLKVSVNA; translated from the coding sequence ATGACCAACCAACCCACTTCATTTCCAAAGGCCACGATTGAGGGCTACCCACGCGTTGGGCCACAGCGCGAGCTGAAGAAGGCACTTGAGGCATTCTGGGCAGGCAAGATTGACCAGGAAACCTTCGAATCCGCGGCACATTCCCTGCGCGTGGACACCTACGCCCGCCTGAAGGACTTGGGCCTCAATGAGGACTACGCCATCCCAGCGGACGTTGCTTATTATGACCAGGTGCTGGAGACTTCTTTGACCGTGGGTGCAGTAGGCGGCGACGCGGCTGAGGTTTCTTTGGAAGAGGAATTTGCTTTGGCTCGCGGTAACTCCGAGCGTGCACCTTTGGAGATGACCAAGTGGTTTGATACCAACTACCACTACATCGTTCCAGAAATCGCTGATGGCCAGAAGTTCGTCGCGCGCCCGCAGCGCATCGTTAAGCTGGTGGAAGAAGCTCGCGCCCAAGGTCACGCTGTGCGTCCCTACCTGGTTGGTCCAGTGACCGTTCTTGCGCTGTCCAAGCAGGCAGAAGGCTCCAACGGCCAGCCACTCGAGCGCCTAGATGAGCTGGTGGAGTCCTACATTCAGGTTCTTGCAGCGCTTGCCGATGCCGGCGTCGCCTGGGTCCAGCTCGCCGAACCAGCTACCGTTGCTGACTTGGCCGTTGCTGATGACGCGCAGATCGCCGCGCACCTGGAAGCTGCCTACACCAAGATTTTGGCGGCCGAGAACCGCCCACAGGTATACCTGACCACGCCTTATGGCTCCGCACGCGCCGGGCTGGATGCACTGACCAAGGTTGCGCCAGAAGCACTGCACGTGGACTTGTCCGTGGGCACCCAGGCACTGGATTCCGACTATGTTAACCGCGTGAAGAACACTGTCGATACTGCCAAGACCCAGCTGGTTGCTGGTCTGGTCGATGGCCGCAATGTGTGGGCAGGCAATCTGCGCGCACTGCGTGAGACCTTCGAGCAGTTCGACGGCGCATCCGTATCCACCTCAGTATCGCTGCAGCATGTTCCACACACCGTGGAAGCAGAGCCTAACTTGCCTGTTGATGTCGCCGCATGGTTCTCGTTCGCCAATGAAAAGATCGGCGAAGTTGTAGCTTTGGCTGCAGGTCCTTTGGGTGCGGCAGAAGCTTATGCTCGTGCCGACCGTGCAGTGCGTACCCGTGCGGAATCTACTCGTACCCACAACCAGCAGGTTGCTGACCGCACCGCGGCGCTGCCAAAGGGCCAGGTGCAGCGTGAGCCTGCATTTGCGGAGCGCCAAGAAGCACAAAAGGCGCTTGGTTTGCCGGCACTGCCAACCACCACCATTGGTTCTTTCCCACAGACCTCCGATATTCGTAAGGCCCGCGCTGACCACCGCGCCGGCAACTTGACCGATGAGCAGTACGTTGAGGAACTGCGCAAGGAAGTTGCCAGCGTCATTGAGCTGCAGGAGTGCCTCGGCCTGGACGTTCTGGTTCACGGCGAGCCAGAGCGCAACGACATGGTGCAGTACTTCGCGGAGCTTCTCGATGGCTTCGTGGTCACCGAAAACGGCTGGGTCCAGTCTTATGGCTCCCGTTGCACCCGTCCACCAATCGTGGTTGGTGATGTCTCCCGTCCAAAGGCTATGACCGTGGAGTGGGCTAAGTACGCACAGTCACTGTCCCAGAAGCACGTCAAGGGCATGCTCACTGGTCCAGTCACCATCTTGGCGTGGTCCTTTGTGCGTGACGATGTCCACCAGTCTGTCTCCGCTGACCAAATCGGCGTGGCGTTGGCTGATGAGGTCAAGGACTTGGAAGAAGCCGGCATCGAAATCATTCAGATTGATGAGCCAGCACTGCGTGAGCTGCTGCCACTGCGTGAAGAAGACCGTCCAAGCTACCTGGACTGGGCCGTGCGCTCCTTCCGCCTGGTGTCTTTGGATGCTGCGCCAACCACACAGATCCACACCCACCTGTGCTACTCCGAGTTCGGTCAGATCATCGACGCTGTTGCTGGTCTCGACGCCGATGTCACCTCGATTGAGGCTGCACGCTCCCGCATGGAGCTGCTGCAGGATATCGATGAGAAGTTCCACTCCGAAATCGGTCCTGGCATCTACGACATCCACTCTCCACGTATTCCATCCGTGGCTGAGATGGCCGAGCTTATCCGTGCAGCACTCAAGCACGTTCCGCTCGAGCGCCTGTGGGTCAACCCAGACTGTGGACTTAAGACCCGCGGCTACGAAGAAACCGAGCAGTCCCTGCGCAACATGGTGCTAGCTCGCGACGAAGTCGCCGCAAACCTCAAGGTTTCGGTTAACGCTTAA